A stretch of Equus caballus isolate H_3958 breed thoroughbred chromosome 11, TB-T2T, whole genome shotgun sequence DNA encodes these proteins:
- the LOC106780891 gene encoding schlafen family member 13 has product MKTDDCSLVVESPYPDLVINIGAVTLGEGNRNKLQKTQREQEKAKVTQAACALLNSGGGVIRLEMANEDEHPVELGLDLEQSLRALIQSSDLHAFFETKQQGRCCYIFVKSWSSDTFPEDSSVKPRICSLGTSLYRRSGTSVLPIDSREAFTFLKTKKRDAENSPINEGSPSSEIPKAGHQILESRPAHQVFQRDRFEYGEVLPFPESRFTEFKQFSTKHIQGYLKSLIPEYVPAFANSGGGYLFIGVDDKSKKVLGCAKENVDRDSLESLIAKAISKLPVVHFCSSQTPVGYETKIIDVFHREKLYGYLCVIRVEPFCCPVFSKAPSSWMVKDEHVCSLTTEEWVDVMMDTGPELTEAFESQLSHRPPSCRPVYSKKSLEHKVDLQQRLFPVPPGHLQYTPESLWKELSSEHEGLEELINEQMRPFSQGILIFSRSWAVDLNLQEQQGVICDALLIAQNSSPILYSVLREQDADGQFYCTRTAFTLKQKLVNMGGYTGKLCVMTKVLRLSPESHAEPLAGSGSPIDYPTSYDLEDTQQMEALLQSLVIVLLSFRSFLSDQLGCEVLNLLTAQQYEIFSKNLRKNRELFVHGLPGSGKTIMAMKIMEKIRNTFHCEANKILYVCENQPLRDFISNKRICQAVTRKTFMKNNFKEIQHIIIDEAQNFRTEDGNWYGKAKTITQREKDHPGILWIFLDYFQTSHLVDNGLPHFSVQYPREELTRVVRNADPIANYLQKVMQVIIKNPPFNIPPGSLEMLHEAQWAQGVRGNLKIVACLDLEQMVVQVAEKCRFFLRNGYSPKDIAVLFSKASEVEKYKDKFLKEMKKKKVSEINDASILASHILLDSIRRFSGLERIIVFGINPRVAEPAIFNNLLLCLASRAQKHLYILTLSN; this is encoded by the exons ATGAAGACAGACGACTGCTCCCTGGTGGTAGAATCACCTTACCCAGACTTGGTCATCAACATAGGAGCAGTGACTCTTggtgaaggaaacagaaataagctgcagaaaactcagagagagcaagagaaggcgAAAGTTACACAGGCTGCATGTGCTTTGTTAAACTCAGGCGGAGGAGTGATTCGGCTGGAAATGGCAAACGAGGATGAGCATCCCGTGGAGCTGGGACTGGATTTAGAACAGTCTTTGAGGGCGCTTATTCAGTCTTCGGATCTGCATGCTTTCTTCGAGACTAAGCAACAAGGGAGGTGTTGTTACATTTTCGTTAAATCTTGGAGCAGTGACACTTTTCCTGAAGACAGTTCTGTTAAGCCCCGCATTTGCAGCCTGGGTACTTCGTTATACCGTAGATCTGGCACCTCTGTGCTTCCCATAGATTCAAGAGAAGCATTCACTTTCCTGAAAACCAAGAAAAGAGATGCAGAAAATAGTCCTATTAATGAAGGATCTCCGTCTAGTGAAATTCCCAAAGCTGGACATCAGATTCTTGAATCCCGTCCTGCTCACCAGGTTTTCCAAAGAGACAGATTTGAATATGGTGAAGTCTTGCCTTTTCCTGAGTCCCGGTTCACAGAGTTTAAACAATTCTCTACAAAGCACATCCAAGGATATTTAAAAAGCCTAATTCCAGAGTACGTCCCTGCATTTGCAAACAGTGGGGGAGGCTATCTTTTTATTGGAGTGGATGATAAGAGTAAGAAAGTTCTGGGCTGTGCTAAAGAAAATGTTGACCGTGACTCTTTGGAAAGCCTAATAGCAAAAGCAATTTCCAAGTTGCCTGTTGTCCATTTTTGCTCTTCCCAAACACCAGTGGGGTATGAGACCAAAATTATAGATGTGTTTCACAGGGAAAAGTTGTATGGTTATCTCTGTGTGATCAGAGTGGAGCCATTCTGCTGTCCGGTTTTCTCAAAAGCTCCCAGTTCATGGATGGTGAAGGACGAGCATGTCTGTAGCCTGACGACTGAGGAGTGGGTAGACGTGATGATGGACACGGGTCCAG AGTTGACCGAAGCTTTTGAATCTCAGCTATCTCACAGGCCTCCAAGTTGCAGACCAGTATATTCTAAGAAAAGTCTGGAACATAAAGTAGATCTCCAACAACGTTTATTTCCAG TGCCACCAGGACATCTGCAATATACTCCTGAATCCCTCTGGAAGGAGCTGTCCTCAGAGCATGAAGGTCTGGAGGAATTAATCAATGAGCAAATGCGTCCTTTCTCGCAGGGAATTTTGATCTTCTCTAGAAGCTGGGCCGTGGACCTGAACTTGCAAGAGCAGCAGGGAGTCATCTGTGATGCTCTGCTGATAGCACAGAACAGCTCCCCCATTCTCTACAGCGTTCTCAGGGAGCAGGATGCGGACGGGCAGTTCTACTGCACCCGCACTGCCTTCACTCTGAAGCAGAAGCTGGTGAACATGGGGGGCTACACCGGGAAGCTGTGTGTCATGACCAAGGTCCTCCGCCTGAGTCCTGAGAGCCATGCAGAGCCCTTGGCCGGTTCCGGCTCTCCAATTGATTACCCCACATCCTATGACCTTGAAGACACCCAACAAATGGAAGCCTTGCTGCAGTCCCTTGTGATTGTTCTGCTGAGCTTCAGATCTTTCTTGAGTGACCAGCTCGGTTGTGAGGTTTTAAACCTGCTCACAGCCCAACAGTATGAGATCTTCTCAAAAAACCTCCGCAAGAACAGAGAATTGTTTGTCCATGGCTTACCTGGCTCAGGGAAGACAATCATGGCCATGAAGATCATGGAGAAGATAAGGAATACATTTCACTGTGAAGCAAATAAAATTCTCTACGTTTGTGAGAACCAGCCTCTGAGGGACTTTATCAG tAATAAAAGGATCTGCCAGGCAGTGACCCGGAAAACCTTCATGAAAAATAACTTCAAAGAGATTCAACACATCATCATCGATGAAGCTCAGAATTTCCGCACTGAAGATGGGAATTGGTATGGGAAGGCAAAAACCATAACTCAGAGAGAAAAGGATCACCCAGGGATTCTCTGGATCTTTCTGGACTACTTTCAGACCAGCCACTTGGTTGACAATGGCCTCCCCCATTTCTCAGTCCAGTATCCAAGAGAAGAGCTCACCAGAGTGGTCCGCAATGCAGATCCAATAGCCAACTACCTACAAAAAGTAATGCAGGTAATCATAAAGAACCCTCCATTTAACATCCCTCCTGGGTCCCTGGAGATGCTCCATGAAGCTCAGTGGGCTCAGGGTGTTCGAGGCAACTTGAAGATTGTGGCGTGTTTGGACTTGGAGCAGATGGTGGTCCAGGTAGCAGAGAAGTGCAGGTTTTTCTTGAGGAATGGCTATTCCCCGAAGGATATTGCTGTGCTTTTTAGCAAAGCAAGCGAagtggaaaaatataaagataagttcctaaaagaaatgaagaagaagaaagtgtcTGAGATCAATGATGCATCCATTTTGGCCAGTCACATCCTGCTGGACAGCATTCGTCGATTTTCAGGCCTCGAAAGAATCATTGTGTTTGGGATCAATCCAAGGGTAGCTGAGCCAGCCATTTTCAACAATCTGCTGCTCTGTCTGGCTTCCAGGGCGCAGAAACATCTGTATATTCTGACGCTTTCCAACTGA